Proteins from one Chloroflexota bacterium genomic window:
- the rplV gene encoding 50S ribosomal protein L22, translated as MEGQLVKAFAVRVPGSPQKMRLVADLVRGRAANEALVTLKFMPNAAAKDVAKVIRTAVANAEENFGMNGDDMVIKTIMIDEAPMMKRRRFASRGRSVLRRKRSSHISVVLIEREGTA; from the coding sequence ACTGGTCAAAGCCTTTGCCGTTCGCGTGCCTGGCTCGCCGCAGAAGATGCGCCTGGTGGCCGACCTGGTGCGTGGCCGAGCCGCCAACGAGGCGCTGGTGACACTCAAGTTTATGCCCAATGCGGCGGCTAAAGATGTGGCGAAAGTGATCCGGACCGCCGTGGCCAATGCCGAGGAAAACTTCGGCATGAACGGCGACGACATGGTTATCAAAACGATCATGATCGACGAGGCGCCCATGATGAAGCGGCGACGCTTCGCTTCGCGCGGGCGATCTGTGCTCCGGCGCAAGCGCTCCTCACATATTTCAGTGGTGCTCATCGAACGAGAAGGGACGGCGTAA
- the rplE gene encoding 50S ribosomal protein L5 gives MPNLRERYKKEVLPSLMQEFSFRNVMEAPRVKKVVVNIGMGEALDNAKALDAALGDVQLVTGQKPVLNKAKKDISNFKLRAGKTIGVSVTLRGERMWNFLDRLMNVALPRVRDFRGVPTKGFDGRGNYTLGLREQLVFPEIEYDKIDKVRGMEITVVTSARTDEHGRRLLALLGMPFQQRGKN, from the coding sequence ATGCCAAATTTGAGAGAACGCTACAAAAAAGAAGTTCTGCCTTCGTTGATGCAGGAGTTTTCCTTCCGCAATGTGATGGAAGCGCCGCGCGTCAAGAAGGTGGTGGTCAACATCGGCATGGGTGAAGCGTTGGACAACGCCAAAGCCCTCGACGCCGCTCTGGGAGACGTGCAACTCGTCACCGGGCAGAAGCCGGTGTTGAACAAAGCCAAGAAGGACATCTCCAACTTCAAACTGCGCGCCGGCAAGACCATCGGGGTGAGCGTCACCCTGCGCGGTGAGCGGATGTGGAACTTCCTGGACAGGTTGATGAACGTGGCCCTGCCGCGTGTGCGCGACTTCCGCGGTGTGCCGACGAAGGGTTTTGATGGCCGCGGCAATTATACGCTGGGCCTGCGGGAGCAGTTGGTGTTCCCGGAGATCGAGTACGACAAAATTGACAAGGTGCGGGGCATGGAAATTACGGTGGTGACTTCGGCCAGAACCGATGAGCACGGGCGGCGGCTGTTGGCACTGCTGGGGATGCCCTTTCAACAGCGGGGAAAGAATTAA
- a CDS encoding type Z 30S ribosomal protein S14 — translation MAKKSIINRESHRKFPVRVRNRCKLCGRPRGYIRRFALCRICFRERALAGQIPGVVKSSW, via the coding sequence ATGGCAAAGAAATCCATTATCAATCGTGAATCGCATCGCAAATTCCCAGTGCGCGTCCGAAACCGCTGCAAACTGTGCGGCCGCCCGCGCGGCTACATCCGCCGCTTTGCGCTGTGCCGCATTTGTTTCCGCGAACGAGCCCTCGCCGGTCAAATCCCTGGCGTGGTCAAGTCGTCCTGGTAG
- the rpsC gene encoding 30S ribosomal protein S3, translated as MGRKVHPIGFRLKIIKDWEGRWYAEGERYAKQLHEDFTIRKMVLGGNDKASISRIDIERFPNQVHVTIHTAKPGIVIGRKGAQVKVLRTDLEALCGTKVKVDVNEITQPDLDAKLVAENIAGQLTRRISHSRAMKRAIGQAMRNGAKGIKILCAGRLAGSEMARREWQREGRVPLQTLRADIDFARAEALTTYGRIGVKVWIYKGEVLKEEKPEVTDVYVSE; from the coding sequence ATGGGTCGCAAAGTTCATCCAATCGGTTTTCGTCTCAAAATAATCAAGGACTGGGAAGGCCGCTGGTACGCGGAAGGCGAACGTTACGCCAAGCAACTTCACGAAGACTTCACGATCCGCAAGATGGTTCTGGGCGGCAACGACAAAGCCTCGATCTCGAGGATTGACATCGAGCGCTTCCCGAATCAGGTGCACGTCACCATTCACACTGCCAAGCCGGGCATTGTCATTGGCCGCAAGGGCGCTCAGGTCAAAGTCCTGCGGACCGACCTGGAAGCGCTGTGCGGCACCAAAGTGAAAGTGGACGTGAACGAGATCACCCAGCCCGACCTGGACGCCAAGCTGGTGGCCGAGAACATCGCCGGCCAGCTAACACGGCGCATCAGCCACAGCCGGGCCATGAAGCGGGCCATCGGCCAGGCTATGCGCAACGGAGCCAAGGGCATCAAGATTTTGTGCGCCGGCCGGTTGGCCGGCAGTGAAATGGCCCGCCGCGAGTGGCAACGCGAGGGGCGGGTTCCCCTGCAAACCCTGCGGGCCGACATTGACTTCGCCCGTGCCGAAGCCCTGACCACCTATGGCCGCATCGGCGTCAAGGTGTGGATTTACAAGGGTGAAGTGTTGAAGGAAGAGAAGCCGGAAGTTACAGACGTGTACGTGAGTGAATAA
- the rplP gene encoding 50S ribosomal protein L16 encodes MLMPKRVKYRKQMRGRMTGTETRGAEIHFGEYALQATEPGWMTQRQIEAARRALVRFMKRKGKVWIRVFPDKPVTQRAAETRMGKGKGAVDHWVAVVRPGRIIFEVAGLDETTAREAMRLAAHKLALKTKIVIRRDLAQQVTAGE; translated from the coding sequence ATGTTGATGCCAAAACGTGTCAAATATCGCAAGCAGATGCGCGGGCGGATGACCGGCACCGAAACCCGGGGGGCCGAAATCCACTTTGGCGAATATGCCTTGCAGGCAACCGAGCCGGGCTGGATGACCCAGCGCCAGATCGAAGCCGCCCGCCGCGCACTGGTGCGTTTTATGAAGCGCAAGGGTAAGGTGTGGATTCGCGTCTTCCCCGACAAGCCGGTGACTCAACGCGCCGCCGAGACGCGCATGGGCAAGGGCAAGGGCGCGGTGGATCACTGGGTGGCCGTCGTGCGCCCGGGCCGCATTATCTTTGAAGTGGCCGGCCTGGACGAAACGACAGCCCGTGAAGCCATGCGCCTGGCCGCTCACAAGCTGGCCCTCAAAACCAAGATCGTCATCCGGCGCGACCTGGCCCAGCAAGTGACGGCAGGGGAGTAA
- the rplN gene encoding 50S ribosomal protein L14, whose product MVQQESRLTVADNTGARELLVIRVLGGSTRRYGHVGDVVVATVKEATPQGSVKKSEVVKAVIVRVAKEYRRDDGSYIRFDDNAAVIIDADGENPRGTRIFGPVARELREKGFMKIVSLAPEVL is encoded by the coding sequence ATGGTTCAACAAGAATCCCGCTTGACCGTGGCTGACAACACCGGCGCCCGCGAACTGCTCGTCATTCGCGTGCTCGGCGGCTCAACCCGGCGTTACGGGCACGTGGGCGATGTGGTGGTGGCGACGGTAAAAGAGGCCACACCGCAAGGCTCGGTGAAGAAGAGTGAAGTGGTCAAAGCCGTCATTGTGCGAGTGGCCAAAGAATACCGCCGTGACGACGGGTCGTACATCCGGTTCGACGACAACGCGGCGGTCATCATTGACGCCGACGGCGAAAACCCACGGGGCACCCGCATCTTTGGCCCGGTGGCGCGCGAGTTACGTGAGAAGGGATTCATGAAAATCGTCTCCCTCGCGCCGGAGGTGCTGTAA
- the rpsQ gene encoding 30S ribosomal protein S17 — protein sequence MNNRNRLVGKVTSAKMTKTVVVEISSAKRHPLYGKVVRTSHRFKAHDENSICKVGDLVEIVESKPISKDKRWVVARIVTKNLGVELVEA from the coding sequence ATGAATAATAGAAACCGTCTTGTCGGCAAAGTGACCAGCGCCAAAATGACCAAGACTGTGGTGGTGGAAATTTCCAGCGCCAAACGCCATCCGCTCTACGGCAAAGTGGTGCGCACCTCGCACCGCTTCAAAGCGCACGATGAAAACAGCATCTGCAAAGTGGGAGACCTGGTTGAGATTGTGGAATCCAAGCCGATTAGCAAAGACAAACGCTGGGTGGTCGCGCGCATCGTGACCAAGAACCTGGGCGTTGAGCTGGTTGAGGCCTGA
- the rpmC gene encoding 50S ribosomal protein L29 → MKIKDIRTLQSGEIEGKLDNAREELFKLRFQITTGQMSDTSRLTMVKRDIARYLTVLRERQLAAELSAKTEK, encoded by the coding sequence ATGAAGATCAAAGATATTCGCACCCTGCAATCGGGCGAGATCGAAGGCAAGCTTGACAACGCCCGCGAAGAACTCTTCAAACTGCGCTTTCAGATTACCACCGGCCAGATGTCGGATACATCCCGGCTGACGATGGTCAAGCGCGACATTGCCCGCTACCTCACGGTGTTGCGTGAGCGGCAGTTGGCCGCCGAGTTGTCGGCGAAAACGGAGAAGTAG
- the rplX gene encoding 50S ribosomal protein L24 translates to MAIKKGDTVEVIAGNAKGKRGEVIRVMRDKDGHHRVVVQGLNIRKKHQKQAQTGGRQNLAPGIIQFEGPIDISNVMLVDPKENAPTRIGFKRDPQSGKATRVARKSGEAIDR, encoded by the coding sequence CTGGCAATTAAAAAAGGCGACACGGTGGAAGTCATTGCCGGAAACGCCAAAGGCAAACGCGGCGAAGTCATCCGGGTGATGCGGGACAAAGACGGCCACCACCGGGTGGTGGTGCAGGGGTTGAACATCCGCAAGAAGCACCAGAAGCAGGCCCAGACCGGTGGCCGCCAGAATCTGGCCCCGGGCATCATCCAGTTTGAAGGGCCGATTGACATTTCGAACGTGATGCTAGTGGATCCGAAGGAAAACGCGCCGACTCGGATTGGTTTCAAGCGCGACCCGCAATCGGGCAAGGCCACGCGCGTTGCCCGCAAGAGCGGCGAAGCGATTGATCGTTAG